The genomic segment GTCACGGTGTCGGTCGCAATCTCCACGAGGAGCCTTCAGTCTTCAACTTCCGGACCGATGAACTCCCAAACGTCACCCTGCGTCCCGGCATGACCCTGGCGATCGAACCGATTCTCAATGCCGGCAGCAAGGCGTGCAGAACCCTCAACGACCGCTGGACGGTGGTGACGAGGGATGGATCCCTGTCCGCTCAGTGGGAACACACGGTGCTGGTGACCAGCGATGGATGTGAAATTCTCACCGATCGCGGCGATTGAGCGCTTTGCTGTAAGTCCAGCGGCCCAGTTCATTGAGAGGCATCAAGAGGTAGGTCAGCGGATTGGGCGTCACGATGATCAGGGACAGGTTCAGCCGGGCCATCACGAGAATCTGTCTGGCGACAAAACCTGCCGTCATCACGCCAATCGGATTGAGGTCCGAGCGAAACGGACCCAAAACAAGCTTGCGGATGCGCAGTCTGCGCCGTTGTTCCGGGGTGAGATTGGCGCCGCGCAAACTCACGAGTTGACCGATCAGCCGCTTGCTGAGCTCGTAGACAGGGCTGATGGCCGGTTGAATTTCAGCCTCTGACGTATTGACCCAGAGCTCGCGGGGTCTGTCGTCGGAAGCCTGGGCGACGAGCCGTTCAAAACGCTGCATGAGCCGCCAGCTGCTCAAGGCGTTGATTTCCAGAGCACGATCAACATCCTCCGGTGTCTGATTCCCTTGCGGGTTGATGCCGTGATTGATCACGAGAATGTCCAGTTCCGCCAGGCAGGATTCCAGTTGTGCTTCCTCACCGCAGGACCAGCGCACCCAGCGATCAGGACCATCTGCGGAGACGTGCTGGGGAGGTTCGCTGTGGGTCAGGCCGGTCACATCGGCGCCCTGCTGACGAAATGACTGGCTCAAGGAACGACCGAGGCTTCCACGAGCGCCGGTGATGCCGATGCGTCGGCCACTCCAGGGGCCAGGGGGAGAAGGGGTCTGGGCCATGGCTTCAGCTTGGGGCATCCTTGGGGAACGACGGTCTCGGGCGTTGCCACCTCTCTCAGACGCAGCACTGCGGGCTCTGTTCGCGCCCTATTGCGGAGGCGTTGCCCGTGAAGTTGAGCTCCTTGCTGCGCTGCAGCTCCTGAACCAGCAACAGCTGCAAGGGTTCCGTTCGGTGGAGGGAGGGCTTGGTCACCCCTACACCCTCAGCTGGCTGGCCGTCCGCTCTCCATTGGAGACCACACGGTGCAACCTGCGCTTCCCCGAGCGACCGGATCTGCTCTACGACTTTGAGCTGGTGACCCATCAGCTTGTGAGTTGGCTGATGGACTGCCGTGAGGAGGAGCATGGCAGCGTTGACCTGCCGGATGGGTTCTGGCAATGGCTGCTGCTTGGTGCGGATCCCGCCGTTGAGGTCTGAACGAAGCGGCTGCCGGCCACTAGATTCCCCCACTAAGGACCAACCATTGGCTGTTCATGGGAACGACCCTGCTGATCGGATCCTGCGAGCCCTTCAGTGGCAAGTCCGCATTGGTTCTTGGCATTGCTCAGCAGCTGATCCAGTCAGGTTTGCCGTTCCGTTTCGGCAAGCCGCTGGCGACCAGCCTGGAGTGGGATCCCAACAAGGGACCCCTGCCGCAGCCCTTGATCGATGACGACGTCCGCTTCGTGGGCGAGACCCTGGGAATGGCTGCGGATCGTTTGATCCCGTCCCTGCATTTGCTCT from the Synechococcus sp. KORDI-100 genome contains:
- a CDS encoding SDR family oxidoreductase, producing the protein MPQAEAMAQTPSPPGPWSGRRIGITGARGSLGRSLSQSFRQQGADVTGLTHSEPPQHVSADGPDRWVRWSCGEEAQLESCLAELDILVINHGINPQGNQTPEDVDRALEINALSSWRLMQRFERLVAQASDDRPRELWVNTSEAEIQPAISPVYELSKRLIGQLVSLRGANLTPEQRRRLRIRKLVLGPFRSDLNPIGVMTAGFVARQILVMARLNLSLIIVTPNPLTYLLMPLNELGRWTYSKALNRRDR
- the ebsA gene encoding type IV pilus biogenesis protein EbsA, producing the protein MASAWGILGERRSRALPPLSDAALRALFAPYCGGVAREVELLAALQLLNQQQLQGFRSVEGGLGHPYTLSWLAVRSPLETTRCNLRFPERPDLLYDFELVTHQLVSWLMDCREEEHGSVDLPDGFWQWLLLGADPAVEV